The Microlunatus antarcticus DNA segment GCTCAACCGCCGCCGCCGCTCCGAGTGGCTCGCCCAACGCATCGCCGAGCTCGACCCGGACGACAGAGAGGTGCTCCGCCGTGCGGTGGGCATCCTCGAGAGGATCAACGCCGCGTGACCGTGGACACCGACCGTCCCACCCCGCTGACCGACACCCGGGCCGACCGCCCGACCGACCCCGCCGACCTGCCCGACGCCGCCGAGGCCGTCGTCGCCGACGAGCGTGGGGCCGAGGAAGCGGGGACGAAGCGCCGCAGCATGTTCGCCGCGCTCGGCCAGCCGAACTACCGGATCTACTTCGCCGGCGCCTTCGTCTCCAACATCGGCACGTGGATGCAGCGCGTCGCCCAGGACTGGCTCGTCCTCGAGCTGTCCCACGGCTCGGCGCTGGCCGTCGGCGTGACGACGGGGCTGCAGTTCCTGCCCATGCTGCTGCTGTCGCCGTACGGCGGGCTCATCGCCGACCGCTTCGACAAGCGCCGCATCCTTCGGGTCACCCAGGGCTGGATGGCGGTGTGCGCGGCCGTGCTCGGCCTGCTCGCCGTCACCGGGGTCGCCCAGACCTGGCACGTCTTCGTCATCGCCCTCGCCTTCGGGCTCGGGACCGCCTTCGACAACCCGGCGCGCCAGGCGTTCGTCTCCGAGGTCGCCGGCGGCGAGCACATCGCCAACGCCGTCGGGCTCAACTCGGCCAACTTCAACGCCGGGCGCGTCATCGGCCCGGCCCTCGCCGGCCTGGTCATCGCCGGCTTCGGCTCAGGCTGGGCGATCCTCTCCAACGCCGTCACGTACGGCGCGATGATCCTCGCGCTGAGCCTGATGAACCCGGCCCTGCTCAACCGGGCCGAACGCCCCCCGCGGGCCAAGCACCAGATCCGCGAGGGCATGTCCTACATCGCCCACCGCAGCGACCTCCTGCTGATCCTGTGCGTGGCGTTCTTCGTCGGGACCTTCGGCATGAACTTCCAGATGACCTCCGCCCTCATGGCGCAGCAGGAGTTCCACAAGGGCGCGGCCGCGTACGGGATCCTCGGCACGTTCATGGCCGTCGGCTCGCTCACCGGCGCACTGCTGGCCGCCCGGCGCCAGACCCGCCCGCGCGGACGGTTCGTGGTGATCATGGCCCTGGCCTTCGCGGTCGTCGAGATCGCCGCCGGGCTGATGCCGACCTACGCCACGTACGCGGCGATCCTGCCGCTGCTCGGCCTCGTCGCCCTGCTGACGCTGACCGCCGCGAACGCCTCCGTCCAGCTCGGCGCCGCCGGCCACCTCCGCGGTCGCGTGATGGCGCTCTACATGATGGTGCTGATGGGCGGCACCCCGATCGGTGCGCCCCTGCTCGGCTGGGTCGGCGAGGTCCTCGGCCCTCGCTGGACCCTCATCGGCGGCGGCGGCCTCACCGCCCTCGGCGTCCTCGCGAGCGT contains these protein-coding regions:
- a CDS encoding MFS transporter — encoded protein: MTVDTDRPTPLTDTRADRPTDPADLPDAAEAVVADERGAEEAGTKRRSMFAALGQPNYRIYFAGAFVSNIGTWMQRVAQDWLVLELSHGSALAVGVTTGLQFLPMLLLSPYGGLIADRFDKRRILRVTQGWMAVCAAVLGLLAVTGVAQTWHVFVIALAFGLGTAFDNPARQAFVSEVAGGEHIANAVGLNSANFNAGRVIGPALAGLVIAGFGSGWAILSNAVTYGAMILALSLMNPALLNRAERPPRAKHQIREGMSYIAHRSDLLLILCVAFFVGTFGMNFQMTSALMAQQEFHKGAAAYGILGTFMAVGSLTGALLAARRQTRPRGRFVVIMALAFAVVEIAAGLMPTYATYAAILPLLGLVALLTLTAANASVQLGAAGHLRGRVMALYMMVLMGGTPIGAPLLGWVGEVLGPRWTLIGGGGLTALGVLASVAFVLHREHLKVRPHLHPHPNLEVKAA